One Takifugu rubripes chromosome 19, fTakRub1.2, whole genome shotgun sequence genomic window carries:
- the gnat1 gene encoding guanine nucleotide-binding protein G(t) subunit alpha-1, giving the protein MGAGASAEEKRSRELEKKLKEDADKDARTVKLLLLGAGESGKSTIVKQMKIIHQDGYSLEECLEFITIIYSNTLQSMMAIVKAMSTMNIGYGHADQQDDARKLMHLADTIEEGTMPKELSDIILRLWKDSGIQACFDRASEYQLNDSAGYYLNDLERLIQPGYVPTEQDVLRSRVKTTGIIETQFSFKDLNFRMFDVGGQRSERKKWIHCFEGVTCIIFIAALSAYDMVLVEDDEVNRMHESLHLFNSICNHRYFAATSIVLFLNKKDVFVEKIKKAHLNMCFPEYDGPNTYEDAGNYIKLQFLDLNLRRDIKEIYSHMTCATDTENVKFVFDAVTDIIIKENLKDCGLF; this is encoded by the exons GTGCTGGAGAATCTGGAAAGAGCACTATTGTCAAACAGATGAA AATTATCCACCAAGATGGTTACTCGCTTGAGGAGTGCTTGGagttcatcaccatcatctacAGCAACACGCTGCAGTCCATGATGGCCATCGTCAAGGCCATGAGCACGATGAACATCGGCTACGGCCACgctgaccagcag GACGACGCCAGGAAGCTCATGCATCTTGCAGACACCATCGAGGAGGGCACCATGCCTAAAGAGCTGTCAGACATCATCCTGCGCCTGTGGAAGGACTCGGGCATCCAGGCGTGCTTCGACAGGGCCTCCGAGTACCAACTCAACGACTCCGCTGGATA TTACCTGAATGACCTGGAGCGGCTGATCCAGCCCGGCTACGTGCCCACTGAGCAGGACGTGTTGCGATCCAGGGTAAAGACCACCGGCATCATTGAGACCCAGTTTTCCTTTAAAGACCTCAACTTCAG AATGTTTGATGTAGGTGgccagaggtcagagaggaagaagtggatccACTGTTTCGAGGGTGTGAcctgcatcatcttcatcgcCGCTCTGAGCGCCTACGACATGGTGCTGGTGGAGGACGACGAAGTG AACCGGATGCACGAAAGTCTGCACTTGTTCAACAGCATCTGCAACCACCGCTACTTCGCCGCCACCTCCATTGTACTCTTCCTCAACAAGAAGGACGTGTTCGTGGAGAAAATCAAGAAGGCCCACCTCAACATGTGCTTCCCCGAATACGACG GCCCCAACACTTACGAGGACGCCGGAAACTACATCAAATTACAGTTCTTGGACCTGAACCTGCGCCGAGACATCAAGGAGATCTACTCCCACATGACCTGcgccacagacacagaaaacgTCAAGTTCGTGTTTGACGCCGTGACCGACATCATCATCAAAGAGAACCTCAAAGACTGCGGTCTCTTCTAA
- the tnfrsf18 gene encoding tumor necrosis factor receptor superfamily member 18, which produces MDPLCFPLVVLCLFRLWTVTYAIDCGEGQFEGEERCCDMCPPGKYVKEFCTKDQQTVCSPCEEGYFSSQYSLFDRCDVCQRCQQNYTQKCTPTTDAVCSCQPGFLCSNSLCSHCQEDKDSVGGTPKVSPTQTANKQGNGSDLVSVILSISFLLLSVVLLLLLATSCLRKLRRLSRDTNATADNLAITAKTADFQLSQEESGLSLIIQDVSKDNEYVVQFNLDKV; this is translated from the exons ATGGATCCTCTGTGTTTCCCACTGGTGGTCTTGTGTTTATTTCGCCTTTGGACTGTAACATATGCGATAGACTGTGGGGAGGGACAGTTTGAAGGAGAGGAACGATGCTGCGACATGTGCCCCCCGG GAAAATATGTGAAAGAGTTCTGCACAAAGGATCAGCAGACTGTTTGCAGCCCGTGTGAGGAAGGTTACTTCTCCAGCCAATACAGCCTCTTCGACAGATGTGACGTTTGCCAGCGGTGCCAACAAA ACTATACCCAGAAATGCACACCGACGACAGACGCGGTTTGTTCCTGTCAGCCCGGTTTCCTGTGCTCCAACAGTCTGTGCTCTCACTGCCAGGAGGACAAGGACAGCGTGGGAGGGACACCCAAGGTCAGTCCCACACAGACAG CAAATAAGCAAGGCAACGGCTCAGACTTGGTCTCTGTGATCCTCTCAATCAGCTTCCTTTTGCTCTCTGTGGTCCTCCTCTTACTTCTGGCTACGTCCTGCCTGAGGAAACTGAGGAGGCTATCTC GTGACACTAATGCTACTGCTGACAATCTAGCTATCACTGCCAAAACGGCTGACTTCCAGCTGTCCCAGGAGGAGAGCGGGCTTTCGCTCATCATCCAAGATGTGTCCAAGGACAACGAGTATGTGGTCCAGTTCAACCTAGACAAAGTTTGA
- the edem1 gene encoding ER degradation-enhancing alpha-mannosidase-like protein 1 isoform X1, with amino-acid sequence MQWRSVVVGLVVLRVSLSCVLWLAFGLGPNVSSGFNFPLSFSLHKLDLLFSETKETDPRGNSWSGRIHGQKYEGTTTTCSEFAEESDKRSYLNFFDGHKDEYARRYSSFPDALKAKMKDMAKEMFYFGYDNYMRHAFPADELNPIECNGRGPDVLNPSNININDVLGNYSLTLIDTLDTLLVLGNVTEFQRAVKLVIDNVSFDKDSTVQVFEANIRILGGLISTHILLTDTKHPFGKVGFEGYDNELLHLAHDLAVRLLPAFENTSTGIPYPRVNLKTGVPPDSINETCTAGAGSLLVEFGILSRLIGDSTFEWVARRAVKALWSLRNNETGLLGNVVNIQTGQWVGKQSGLGAGMDSFYEYLLKSYILFGEKEDHKMFQTAYESIQNHMRRGRESCNAGQGDPPLYVNVNMCSGEIINTWIDSLQAFFPGLQVLYGDVDNAICLHAFYYAIWKRFGALPERYNWQLQAPDVLFYPLRPELVESTYLLYQATKNPFYLHVGMDILQSLEKNAKVRCGYATLHHVVEKSKEDRMESFFLSETCKYLYLLFDEDNPLHRSDNKYIFTTEGHVVPIDKRFREKEWNKLFSYENGVLPEGTQSRSPPASNISNVGPCQCNRIPEEQRYALPLKSIYMKQIDHMVGLF; translated from the exons ATGCAATGGAGGTCAGTAGTAGTTGGTCTGGTCGTACTGAGAGTGTCCCTCAGCTGTGTCCTGTGGCTAGCCTTCGGGCTCGGTCCCAACGTTAGCTCGGGCTTTAACTTTCCCCTCAGTTTCAGTTTGCACAAACTAGACTTACTCTTCAGTGAAACAAAAGAGACCGACCCGAGGGGGAACTCTTGGTCCGGTCGAATACACGGTCAGAAATATGAAGGGACGACGACCACCTGCTCGGAGTTCGCAGAGGAGTCCGACAAGCGCTCCTACTTGAATTTCTTCGACGGCCACAAGGACGAGTATGCCCGCAGATACAGCTCGTTCCCGGACGCGCTGAAAGCTAAGATGAAGGACATGGCTAAAGAGATGTTCTACTTCGGATATGACAATTACATGAGACATGCCTTCCCTGCGGACGAGCTGAATCCCATTGAGTGTAACGGGAGGGGCCCAGACGTGCTAAACCC GTCAAATATCAACATAAATGATGTCTTGGGGAACTATTCCCTTACACTGATTGACACTTTAGACACCCTATTG GTGCTGGGAAATGTGACGGAATTCCAGAGAGCTGTCAAGCTGGTTATAGATAATGTATCTTTTGATAAGGACTCAACTGTGCAGGTTTTTGAGGCAAACATCAG GATATTGGGAGGTCTGATCTCTACTCACATTCTCCTGACGGACACAAAACATCCTTTTGGCAAGGTGGGCTTTGAGGGGTACGATAATGAGCTGCTCCACTTGGCTCATGACCTGGCTGTCCGCTTACTGCCTGCGTTTGAGAACACAAGCACAGGCATTCCTTACCCGAGG GTGAACCTAAAGACTGGAGTTCCTCCTGACAGCATCAATGAGACGTGCACGGCCGGCGCTGGGTCCCTGCTGGTGGAGTTTGGGATTTTGAGCCGCTTGATTGGAGACTCCACATTCGAATGGGTCGCCAGGAGAGCTGTCAAAGCACTTTGGAGCCTGAGGAACAATGAAACTGGTCTGCTAG GGAATGTGGTCAATATACAGACAGGCCAGTGGGTTGGCAAGCAGAGTGGTCTGGGAGCTGGAATGGACTCTTTCTATGAGTACCTGCTCAAATCATACATCCTTTTTGGTGAAAAAGAGGACCACAAGATGTTCCAGACTGCCTACGAGAGCATTCAGAACCAcatgagaagagg GAGAGAGTCATGTAATGCAGGCCAGGGTGACCCACCTCTGTATGTCAATGTGAACATGTGTAGCGGGGAGATAATAAACACCTGGATCGACTCCCTCCAGGCCTTCTTTCCAGGACTACAG GTGCTGTATGGTGATGTAGATAATGCCATTTGTCTACATGCCTTCTACTATGCCATTTGGAAGCGCTTTGGAGCTTTGCCAGAGAGATACAACTGGCAGCTGCAGGCTCCTGATGTGCTCTTCTACCCATTAAGACCAGAGCTGGTAGAGTCCACCTACCTGCTGTACCAG GCGAccaaaaaccctttttatcTGCATGTTGGGATGGATATTCTCCAGAGCCTTGAAAAAAATGCCAAAGTCAG GTGTGGGTATGCCACTCTTCACCACGTCGTAGAGAAATCCAAAGAGGATCGCATGGAGAGCTTCTTCCTCAGCGAGACATGCAAATACCTCTACCTG CTGTTTGATGAGGACAACCCGCTACACAGGTCCGATAACAAGTACATCTTTACAACAGAGGGCCACGTTGTGCCTATAGACAAACGTTTTAGGGAGAAAGAGTGGAACAAGTTGTTTTCTTATGAAAATGGAGTGCTGCCAGAAGGAACGCAAAGCCGAAGTCCGCCAGCCAGCAATATCAGCAACGTAGGACCCTGCCAG TGCAACAGGATCCCGGAAGAGCAGCGCTACGCACTCCCACTGAAAAGCATCTACATGAAGCAGATCGACCACATGGTGGGTCTTTTCTGA
- the arl8ba gene encoding ADP-ribosylation factor-like protein 8B-A, with the protein MLALINRILDWFRALFWKEEMELTLVGLQYSGKTTFVNVIASGHFSEDMIPTVGFNMRKVTKGNVTIKIWDIGGQPRFRSMWERYCRGVNAIVYMVDAADQEKVEASRNELHNLLDKPQLQGIPVLVLGNKRDLPTAIDEKQLIEKMNLAAIQDREVCCYSISCKEKDNIDITLQWLIQHSKSRRS; encoded by the exons ATGCTGGCACTAATAAACCGGATTTTGGACTGGTTCAGGgctctgttttggaaagaagaGATGGAACTGACACTGGTCGGCCTCCAGTACTCgggaaaaacaacatttgttaACGTCATCGCT TCGGGGCATTTCAGCGAAGACATGATCCCCACGGTCGGGTTCAATATGAGGAAGGTTACGAAAGGAAATGTCACCATCAAG atCTGGGATATCGGAGGGCAGCCGAGGTTCAGGAGCATGTGGGAGCGCTACTGTCGGGGAGTGAACGCAATCGT TTATATGGTGGATGCAGCAGATCAGGAGAAAGTGGAGGCATCTAGAAACGAGCTTCATAACTTACTAGACAAACCACAGTTGCAAGGAATTCCC GTTTTGGTTCTCGGTAACAAGAGGGATCTCCCCACTGCTATAGATGAAAAGCAGCTCATTGAGAAAAT GAATCTTGCTGCCATTCAGGACAGAGAGGTTTGCTGCTACTCAATTTCctgcaaagaaaaggacaaCATTG ATATCACACTTCAGTGGCTCATCCAGCACTCAAAATCCAGGAGAAGTTGA
- the edem1 gene encoding ER degradation-enhancing alpha-mannosidase-like protein 1 isoform X2, with product MQWRSVVVGLVVLRVSLSCVLWLAFGLGPNVSSGFNFPLSFSLHKLDLLFSETKETDPRGNSWSGRIHGQKYEGTTTTCSEFAEESDKRSYLNFFDGHKDEYARRYSSFPDALKAKMKDMAKEMFYFGYDNYMRHAFPADELNPIECNGRGPDVLNPSNININDVLGNYSLTLIDTLDTLLVLGNVTEFQRAVKLVIDNVSFDKDSTVQVFEANIRILGGLISTHILLTDTKHPFGKVGFEGYDNELLHLAHDLAVRLLPAFENTSTGIPYPRVNLKTGVPPDSINETCTAGAGSLLVEFGILSRLIGDSTFEWVARRAVKALWSLRNNETGLLGNVVNIQTGQWVGKQSGLGAGMDSFYEYLLKSYILFGEKEDHKMFQTAYESIQNHMRRGRESCNAGQGDPPLYVNVNMCSGEIINTWIDSLQAFFPGLQVLYGDVDNAICLHAFYYAIWKRFGALPERYNWQLQAPDVLFYPLRPELVESTYLLYQATKNPFYLHVGMDILQSLEKNAKVRCGYATLHHVVEKSKEDRMESFFLSETCKYLYLLFDEDNPLHRSDNKYIFTTEGHVVPIDKRFREKEWNKLFSYENGVLPEGTQSRSPPASNISNCNRIPEEQRYALPLKSIYMKQIDHMVGLF from the exons ATGCAATGGAGGTCAGTAGTAGTTGGTCTGGTCGTACTGAGAGTGTCCCTCAGCTGTGTCCTGTGGCTAGCCTTCGGGCTCGGTCCCAACGTTAGCTCGGGCTTTAACTTTCCCCTCAGTTTCAGTTTGCACAAACTAGACTTACTCTTCAGTGAAACAAAAGAGACCGACCCGAGGGGGAACTCTTGGTCCGGTCGAATACACGGTCAGAAATATGAAGGGACGACGACCACCTGCTCGGAGTTCGCAGAGGAGTCCGACAAGCGCTCCTACTTGAATTTCTTCGACGGCCACAAGGACGAGTATGCCCGCAGATACAGCTCGTTCCCGGACGCGCTGAAAGCTAAGATGAAGGACATGGCTAAAGAGATGTTCTACTTCGGATATGACAATTACATGAGACATGCCTTCCCTGCGGACGAGCTGAATCCCATTGAGTGTAACGGGAGGGGCCCAGACGTGCTAAACCC GTCAAATATCAACATAAATGATGTCTTGGGGAACTATTCCCTTACACTGATTGACACTTTAGACACCCTATTG GTGCTGGGAAATGTGACGGAATTCCAGAGAGCTGTCAAGCTGGTTATAGATAATGTATCTTTTGATAAGGACTCAACTGTGCAGGTTTTTGAGGCAAACATCAG GATATTGGGAGGTCTGATCTCTACTCACATTCTCCTGACGGACACAAAACATCCTTTTGGCAAGGTGGGCTTTGAGGGGTACGATAATGAGCTGCTCCACTTGGCTCATGACCTGGCTGTCCGCTTACTGCCTGCGTTTGAGAACACAAGCACAGGCATTCCTTACCCGAGG GTGAACCTAAAGACTGGAGTTCCTCCTGACAGCATCAATGAGACGTGCACGGCCGGCGCTGGGTCCCTGCTGGTGGAGTTTGGGATTTTGAGCCGCTTGATTGGAGACTCCACATTCGAATGGGTCGCCAGGAGAGCTGTCAAAGCACTTTGGAGCCTGAGGAACAATGAAACTGGTCTGCTAG GGAATGTGGTCAATATACAGACAGGCCAGTGGGTTGGCAAGCAGAGTGGTCTGGGAGCTGGAATGGACTCTTTCTATGAGTACCTGCTCAAATCATACATCCTTTTTGGTGAAAAAGAGGACCACAAGATGTTCCAGACTGCCTACGAGAGCATTCAGAACCAcatgagaagagg GAGAGAGTCATGTAATGCAGGCCAGGGTGACCCACCTCTGTATGTCAATGTGAACATGTGTAGCGGGGAGATAATAAACACCTGGATCGACTCCCTCCAGGCCTTCTTTCCAGGACTACAG GTGCTGTATGGTGATGTAGATAATGCCATTTGTCTACATGCCTTCTACTATGCCATTTGGAAGCGCTTTGGAGCTTTGCCAGAGAGATACAACTGGCAGCTGCAGGCTCCTGATGTGCTCTTCTACCCATTAAGACCAGAGCTGGTAGAGTCCACCTACCTGCTGTACCAG GCGAccaaaaaccctttttatcTGCATGTTGGGATGGATATTCTCCAGAGCCTTGAAAAAAATGCCAAAGTCAG GTGTGGGTATGCCACTCTTCACCACGTCGTAGAGAAATCCAAAGAGGATCGCATGGAGAGCTTCTTCCTCAGCGAGACATGCAAATACCTCTACCTG CTGTTTGATGAGGACAACCCGCTACACAGGTCCGATAACAAGTACATCTTTACAACAGAGGGCCACGTTGTGCCTATAGACAAACGTTTTAGGGAGAAAGAGTGGAACAAGTTGTTTTCTTATGAAAATGGAGTGCTGCCAGAAGGAACGCAAAGCCGAAGTCCGCCAGCCAGCAATATCAGCAAC TGCAACAGGATCCCGGAAGAGCAGCGCTACGCACTCCCACTGAAAAGCATCTACATGAAGCAGATCGACCACATGGTGGGTCTTTTCTGA
- the LOC105417838 gene encoding tumor necrosis factor receptor superfamily member 4, producing MFLLKLPLFILTLYGLILNSAANCPEGQRVVGKNQGCEDCKNGYFQETVNYSQYCKVCKKCDKESGSDVEHPCTTTSNTICKCRKGFVASDNDFSTCQCKAGFGKKSGECTECEDGHFSKSINSPCQKYKECKYGVNITGTKTSDVICNSVKHTDANAPPTPSRAVSPDQLRERVPIQKVLTTAATTMTTPRRIPHSDTSSPSRTTDPIGFLITFATVGLLMLTAVIIKLYIIFYLEKHESGQKHESTCGRPVEEIGGGSEVCLKLTLEEN from the exons ATGTTTCTTCTGAAATTACCTCTATTTATATTGACTCTTTATGGACTGATTCTTAATTCAGCTGCCAATTGCCCAGAAG GTCAAAGAGTCGTAGGAAAAAATCAAGGCTGTGAGGACTGCAAAAATGGATATTTTCAGGAAACAGTAAATTATTCCCAATACTGCAAGGTGTGTAAGAAATGTGACAAAG AATCTGGGAGTGATGTTGAACACCCGTGCACAACGACATCAAACACCATTTGTAAATGCCGCAAAGGGTTTGTTGCAAGCGACAATGATTTCTCCACGTGTCAATGCAAGGCTGGATTTGGTAAAAAGTCTGGAG AATGCACGGAATGTGAAGACGGACATTTCAGTAAATCTATCAATTCCCCCTGCCAGAAGTACAAGGA ATGCAAATATGGAGTCAATATTACTGGAACCAAGACCTCAGATGTTATCTGCAATAGTGTGAAACACACCGATGCGAATGCACCACCCACACCAAGTAGAGCAGTTTCCCCCGACCAACTGCGGGAGAGAGTTCCGATCCAGAAGGTGTTAaccaccgccgccaccaccatGACGACCCCCAGGCGAATCCCACACTCCGACACTTCCTCCCCTTCAAGGACAACCGACCCCATTG GTTTCCTCATCACCTTCGCAACGGTTGGACTGCTGATGTTGACCGCCGTGATCATCAAGTTATACATCATCTTTTACTTGGAAAAGCACGAATCGGGACAAA AACACGAGTCGACATGCGGGAGACCGGTCGAGGAAATTGGAGGCGGCAGTGAGGTCTGTCTGAAACTGACTCTAGAAGAAAACTGA